Sequence from the Fictibacillus arsenicus genome:
AAACGGTGCCAGCAGCCCCCATTGCATGATCCAATTTCTAAATTCTTCAGGACTAAACCCTTTATAATTTTTTTGCAGCCACAAAACTAATAAGACTAAAATAGCCGCACTTAACATGATGATCAGCCATTTTTTTGTGATTTTCATAATTCCTCCATGAGAAATCTAATTTAGTAAGCATTTTTCCTTCTTCTGCACATATCCATACATATGTGTGATTGGCAAAGGAGGTTATATTGTGATTGTAAAAGCTACTGCGCCCATTTTTGCAGACCGTGCTGCGAAACTTGTGGAGCTTACAGGCAGTTTTCAAGAATCTATTTATATTAAAAAAGGAGACCGCACAGCTGATGGAAAGAGTTTCTTAGGTATTATTGCTCTATCCATCTATCCAGATGATCCGATTGAAATTATTTGTGATCCACCCAGTACTCACCTGAAAGATAAGATTCTCTCATCAGGGCTT
This genomic interval carries:
- a CDS encoding HPr family phosphocarrier protein translates to MIVKATAPIFADRAAKLVELTGSFQESIYIKKGDRTADGKSFLGIIALSIYPDDPIEIICDPPSTHLKDKILSSGLFASCNA